A single region of the Candidatus Margulisiibacteriota bacterium genome encodes:
- a CDS encoding DUF2892 domain-containing protein yields the protein MKCNIGKMDKIARLVVGAIIIVVGVYFKNWWGVIGLIPVVTALINFCPAYVALGISTCDCEDGCCCVDKEETKKPNKK from the coding sequence ATGAAATGTAATATAGGTAAAATGGATAAAATAGCAAGATTAGTTGTAGGCGCAATAATTATTGTTGTAGGGGTTTATTTTAAAAATTGGTGGGGAGTTATCGGCCTAATACCTGTTGTTACAGCTCTGATTAACTTCTGTCCAGCATATGTTGCTTTAGGAATTTCAACTTGTGACTGTGAAGATGGTTGTTGTTGTGTAGATAAAGAAGAAACAAAAAAACCAAATAAAAAATAG
- a CDS encoding calcium/sodium antiporter, producing the protein MITAILFIIGFFLLIKGADVLVDGSAAIAKKFNISNIVIGLTIVAFGTSAPELIVNIFASVQGNSEIAIGNILGSNIANILLILGISAIIYPLTAKKNTVLKEIPFNLLAIIILGVMTNDIIIDGGIFSGLSRIDGIVLLGFFIIFLAYTVGITKSEDDIVDVNKIDELSFHRSILYVLLGLVGLVVGGKWIVDGAVNIAEFFNVSQSLIGLTVVAIGTSLPELATSAVAAFKKQSDIAIGNVVGSNIFNIFFVLGISSTIRPLPFNNNSNGDILMTIIASIILLLVVLDKKRVIYRYEGILMVLTYFAYVVVLVLTK; encoded by the coding sequence GTGATTACTGCTATCCTTTTTATTATTGGATTTTTTCTCCTTATTAAAGGGGCAGATGTTTTAGTTGATGGTTCAGCAGCAATTGCTAAAAAGTTCAATATTTCTAATATTGTTATTGGATTAACTATCGTTGCTTTTGGCACTTCTGCTCCAGAACTAATTGTTAATATCTTTGCTAGTGTACAAGGCAATAGCGAGATTGCAATTGGTAATATACTTGGTAGCAATATAGCCAACATATTATTAATTTTAGGCATATCAGCGATTATTTATCCTCTTACTGCAAAAAAGAACACTGTTCTAAAGGAAATTCCGTTTAATTTATTGGCAATTATAATATTGGGTGTCATGACTAACGATATAATAATTGATGGAGGAATTTTTTCAGGGCTTTCAAGAATAGACGGTATTGTTTTATTAGGATTTTTTATTATTTTTCTAGCATATACAGTTGGGATAACTAAGTCCGAAGATGATATAGTAGATGTTAATAAAATTGATGAGTTAAGTTTTCATAGGTCAATATTATATGTTTTATTAGGCTTAGTTGGTTTAGTTGTTGGGGGTAAATGGATTGTAGATGGAGCTGTAAATATTGCAGAATTTTTTAATGTTAGCCAATCACTTATTGGACTAACGGTTGTTGCAATAGGTACTTCCTTGCCTGAATTAGCGACATCAGCTGTTGCTGCATTTAAGAAACAATCAGATATAGCGATAGGGAATGTGGTTGGTTCTAATATTTTTAATATATTTTTTGTATTAGGTATCAGCTCTACAATCCGTCCATTACCTTTCAATAATAATTCTAATGGGGATATATTAATGACAATCATCGCAAGCATTATTTTGCTTTTAGTTGTATTGGATAAGAAAAGAGTTATTTATCGATATGAAGGTATATTGATGGTTTTAACTTATTTTGCATATGTAGTTGTGTTGGTATTAACCAAATAA